One Perognathus longimembris pacificus isolate PPM17 chromosome 2, ASM2315922v1, whole genome shotgun sequence DNA segment encodes these proteins:
- the En2 gene encoding homeobox protein engrailed-2, whose product MEDGEPQPGAAGAAGPRQPESSPGGGSSGGDSDTGRRRAPMLPAAPPAPGNHPHPHRVTNFFIDNILRPEFGRRKDPGTSGAGAGEGGPGGGAEPGGGSGAEHLPGSSARESRPSPACAPGAGGAAPAAGAGGGDSPGHGEGASRTLALHGGAKRGGDPAAPPDGALKARGLGGGDLSVSSDSDSSQAGATLGAQPMLWPAWVYCTRYSDRPSSGPRSRKPKKKNPNKEDKRPRTAFTAEQLQRLKAEFQTNRYLTEQRRQSLAQELSLNESQIKIWFQNKRAKIKKATGNKNTLAVHLMAQGLYNHSTTAKEGKSDSE is encoded by the exons ATGGAGGACGGCGAGCCCCAGcccggcgcggcgggggcggcggggccgcggcAGCCTGAGTCCAGCCCCGGCGGCGGCTCGAGCGGCGGCGACTCGGACACCGGCCGCCGCCGGGCTCCGATGCTGCCCGCGGCCCCGCCGGCGCCGGGCAACCACCCGCACCCGCACCGCGTCACCAACTTCTTCATCGACAACATCCTGCGGCCCGAGTTCGGCCGGCGGAAGGACCCGGGGACGagcggcgcgggcgcgggcgaaGGCGGCCCCGGCGGCGGCGCGGAGCCGGGCGGCGGGAGCGGCGCCGAGCATCTCCCCGGCTCCAGCGCCCGCGAGTCCCGGCCGAGCCCCGCGTGCGCGCCCGGGGCCGGAggggccgcgcccgccgccggcgCCGGCGGCGGCGACTCTCCGGGGCACGGGGAAGGCGCCTCCCGGACGCTCGCGCTGCACGGAGGCGCCAAGCGAGGCGGCGACCCCGCGGCTCCCCCGGACGGGGCCCTGAAGGCCCGCGGCTTGGGCGGCGGCGACTTGTCGGTGAGCTCGGACTCGGACAGCTCGCAGGCCGGCGCCACGCTGGGCGCGCAGCCCATGCTCTGGCCGGCCTGGGTCTACTGCACGCGCTACTCGGACCGGCCTTCGTCAG gccccaggtctcGCAAACCAAAGAAGAAGAACCCCAACAAAGAGGACAAGCGGCCTCGCACGGCCTTCACCGCGGAGCAGCTGCAGAGGCTCAAGGCGGAGTTCCAGACCAACCGCTACCTGACGGAGCAGCGGCGCCAGAGCCTGGCACAGGAGCTCAGCCTCAACGAGTCCCAGATCAAGATCTGGTTCCAGAACAAGCGCGCCAAGATCAAGAAGGCCACGGGCAACAAGAACACCCTGGCGGTGCACCTGATGGCGCAGGGCCTGTACAACCACTCCACCACGGCCAAGGAGGGCAAGTCGGACAGCGAgtag